Proteins found in one Erythrobacter sp. 3-20A1M genomic segment:
- a CDS encoding GNAT family N-acetyltransferase, with protein sequence MNDVSIERAGDAQMPEILPLLAPLAGTQIVAFVARDGNGAMLGAGGIGWQSWGDPPGFPAWIHVMPDHRRAGVGRALARALIERTQGEAPALWAIRPLVEGEPAPAFAKAMGMEPRYRQLRFRGDAQRLYAHLVSILDRLRRHDRIPDGATCVRLDGNNAAAVAALVRREVRGASPAIGGWIAQALKDPTRRSAIDLDRSRVLEINGVVAGAVLTRRLADGDNSEIICTVVSPEVRGGWANVLVLTETTRTGAESTCDWYLFDCAHDNRDTLGLARRTGAEHLSTEENYYYAIAGRGAA encoded by the coding sequence ATGAACGATGTCTCGATCGAACGCGCGGGCGATGCTCAGATGCCGGAGATTCTGCCCCTGCTGGCACCGCTTGCCGGAACGCAGATCGTCGCATTCGTCGCGCGCGACGGAAATGGCGCGATGCTGGGTGCTGGCGGCATCGGCTGGCAGAGCTGGGGCGACCCGCCCGGCTTCCCGGCGTGGATTCATGTCATGCCCGATCATCGCCGGGCGGGCGTGGGCCGCGCGCTGGCGCGTGCGCTGATCGAGCGGACGCAGGGGGAGGCACCGGCGCTGTGGGCGATCCGCCCGCTGGTTGAGGGGGAGCCCGCCCCCGCCTTCGCGAAAGCCATGGGGATGGAGCCCCGGTATCGCCAGTTGCGCTTCCGAGGCGATGCGCAGAGGCTGTACGCGCATCTCGTCTCGATTCTCGATCGCCTCCGCCGTCACGACCGCATTCCCGACGGAGCGACATGCGTCCGGCTGGACGGAAACAATGCAGCGGCGGTCGCGGCGCTGGTGCGGCGCGAGGTGCGCGGCGCGTCCCCCGCGATCGGCGGATGGATCGCGCAAGCGCTGAAGGACCCCACGCGGCGCTCGGCGATCGATCTCGACCGCAGCCGCGTACTCGAAATCAACGGTGTGGTCGCGGGCGCGGTGCTCACCCGGCGTCTTGCCGACGGGGACAATAGCGAGATCATCTGTACCGTCGTGTCACCCGAAGTGCGAGGTGGCTGGGCGAATGTCCTGGTGCTGACCGAAACCACCCGCACCGGCGCGGAATCGACCTGCGACTGGTACCTGTTCGATTGCGCGCACGACAACCGCGACACGCTCGGCCTGGCCCGCAGGACCGGGGCCGAGCATCTATCGACGGAAGAGAATTACTATTACGCGATCGCGGGGCGCGGCGCGGCCTGA
- a CDS encoding host attachment protein: MKLPQNAHVALVDGQRFVMLRNSGAIFEPKLTATDTPDIEGTNFSAGVRHQDSASQRTGETDLNELAHGAAAAEWLNGKVLENEIKDLLVIADPKTLGEMRRHYHKELKARLVGEIDKALTGEPLAKIEQAIVAA, translated from the coding sequence ATGAAACTACCGCAGAATGCCCATGTCGCACTGGTCGATGGCCAACGTTTCGTGATGTTGCGCAACAGCGGCGCGATCTTCGAACCCAAGCTTACCGCGACCGATACGCCCGATATCGAAGGCACGAACTTCAGCGCTGGCGTGCGACATCAGGATTCGGCCAGCCAGCGGACCGGTGAAACCGATCTCAACGAACTGGCCCATGGGGCAGCTGCGGCCGAATGGCTCAACGGAAAGGTGCTCGAGAACGAGATCAAGGATCTGCTCGTGATCGCCGACCCCAAGACGCTGGGCGAAATGCGACGCCATTATCACAAGGAACTGAAAGCCCGGCTGGTCGGAGAGATCGACAAGGCGCTTACCGGCGAACCCCTTGCCAAGATCGAGCAGGCGATCGTCGCCGCCTGA
- a CDS encoding alkaline phosphatase family protein, protein MSAKLLVMGLAGLDLDTLDAAMRRGALPTLARLAGRAQVRPLVSPVPPLSIAAWATLSSGVMPDEHGLLLTEEPGPSGLRPAGKASWRIAPVWERLSDAGMQTASLGWPGTLPGATWTGTHIDPRFGEAEGLGRDDWPLPLDVAPDAFRQTLRELRVHPAELPRQLLAPLLTEADADPEQRAARERKVALAIARLASLHPVATELLETAGAEAIFLYQDWFEAACAALGVESPADLPPAAWFLFDQTLQQILQLVSDDCTVMVLSPGARSAGFLIARGERFPPGTRAAGLSTLGVPDLVLAEFGLDASRGGSSGADESAAAPITSRSLDDLLALAPLHQPQVRAWHMRYRLAEAELALARDPARAAELARAILTDEPDNILACGILASALVALEDGVAELPELAARIARQAPDHVWADLINGAYYAARGDARRAEPHLERAEQSPSPDDRLRVGLARLMLGQGERAAGLFRAVLDEAPYNAAALQALLATELPDADEAETLLARLLAIMPDHPQARAAWTQLAQARMARPIPR, encoded by the coding sequence ATGAGCGCAAAACTCCTCGTTATGGGCCTCGCCGGGCTCGATCTCGATACGCTCGACGCGGCGATGCGGCGCGGGGCGTTGCCCACCCTGGCCCGGCTGGCCGGGCGGGCGCAGGTGCGACCGCTGGTATCGCCCGTCCCCCCGCTCTCGATCGCCGCCTGGGCCACGCTGTCGAGCGGCGTCATGCCGGACGAACACGGCCTGCTCCTGACCGAAGAACCCGGTCCCTCCGGGCTCAGGCCGGCTGGCAAGGCTTCTTGGCGGATCGCGCCTGTATGGGAGCGGCTGTCCGATGCGGGTATGCAAACCGCCAGCCTCGGTTGGCCCGGCACGCTGCCGGGCGCGACATGGACGGGGACGCATATCGACCCGCGCTTCGGCGAGGCGGAAGGGCTGGGGCGCGACGACTGGCCCCTGCCGCTTGACGTCGCGCCGGATGCGTTTCGCCAGACGCTGCGCGAATTGCGCGTCCACCCGGCGGAGCTGCCGCGCCAGCTCCTCGCGCCGCTGCTGACGGAGGCGGACGCCGATCCCGAGCAACGCGCGGCGCGCGAGCGCAAGGTCGCACTCGCGATCGCGCGACTGGCGTCCCTCCATCCGGTCGCGACCGAACTGCTGGAAACGGCGGGGGCCGAAGCGATCTTCCTGTACCAGGACTGGTTCGAGGCGGCATGCGCCGCGCTGGGGGTCGAAAGCCCCGCCGATCTCCCCCCCGCGGCGTGGTTTCTGTTCGACCAGACGCTGCAGCAGATCCTGCAATTGGTGTCGGACGACTGCACCGTGATGGTGCTGTCGCCCGGAGCGCGATCGGCCGGCTTCCTGATCGCGCGGGGAGAGCGCTTTCCCCCGGGAACGCGGGCGGCAGGTCTCTCCACGCTGGGGGTTCCGGATTTGGTCCTTGCCGAGTTCGGTCTCGACGCATCGCGCGGCGGATCGTCCGGGGCCGACGAGAGCGCGGCTGCTCCCATCACCAGCCGCAGCCTCGACGATTTGCTCGCGCTGGCCCCGCTGCATCAGCCGCAGGTGCGTGCGTGGCATATGCGCTACCGCCTTGCCGAAGCGGAGCTGGCGCTGGCGCGCGACCCGGCGCGGGCGGCGGAGCTGGCGCGCGCCATCCTGACGGACGAGCCGGACAACATCCTCGCCTGCGGCATCCTCGCCTCCGCCCTCGTCGCCTTGGAAGACGGCGTGGCTGAATTGCCGGAGCTGGCGGCACGCATCGCCCGACAGGCGCCCGACCATGTCTGGGCCGACCTGATCAACGGGGCCTATTACGCGGCCAGGGGCGATGCGCGCCGCGCGGAACCTCACCTCGAGCGCGCGGAGCAAAGCCCCTCTCCCGACGATCGCCTGCGCGTGGGTCTCGCGCGGCTGATGCTGGGTCAGGGCGAACGCGCGGCTGGGCTGTTCCGCGCCGTGCTCGACGAAGCGCCTTACAATGCCGCCGCACTGCAGGCCCTGCTGGCCACGGAACTGCCCGATGCGGACGAGGCGGAAACCCTGCTCGCGCGCCTGCTCGCGATCATGCCGGACCATCCGCAGGCGCGCGCCGCTTGGACCCAGCTGGCGCAGGCGCGCATGGCGAGGCCGATACCCCGCTAG
- the groES gene encoding co-chaperone GroES, with translation MAFRPLHDRVLVRRIEAEEKTAGGIIIPDSAKEKPSEGEIVAVGSGAKAEDGKVTPLDVKEGDRILFGKWSGTEVKLDGEDLLIMKESDIMGIIG, from the coding sequence ATGGCATTTCGTCCGCTGCACGACCGCGTACTGGTCCGTCGCATCGAAGCCGAGGAAAAGACCGCCGGCGGGATCATCATTCCCGACAGCGCCAAGGAAAAGCCGAGCGAGGGCGAAATCGTAGCCGTCGGTTCGGGCGCCAAGGCCGAAGACGGCAAGGTCACTCCGCTCGACGTCAAGGAAGGCGACCGCATCCTGTTCGGCAAGTGGTCCGGCACCGAGGTGAAGCTCGACGGCGAAGACCTGCTGATCATGAAGGAAAGCGACATCATGGGGATCATCGGCTGA
- a CDS encoding serine hydrolase: MVSKFFSLAAAGIALAIATVPAAAQTTNLEASFDSMLGTEVRAPRSFEAVYDTDFARRIAQLANASDGRIGVAAVDLSTGEQISVLGEQRFPMASTSKIAIACTFLEGVEQGKWTLNSEFPMLYPVSSGKYSSARAPVREGKAMPAIDLIEQMITRSNNYATDGLLRAVGGPEAVNAWVRRNGIREFNLTRDIATLVRDDGEFDPAYQIDARDSATPLAMIDLLTGLQQGRFLSDKSRKVLLGAMSRTRTGTRRIPKLIPSSAQVLHKTGSLNNTSSDVGIIRMPDGRAFALAIYVTGQGSRSAREAKIASIARALYDGYAARSPATHYTAATYGGH, translated from the coding sequence ATGGTTTCGAAATTCTTTTCGCTCGCGGCGGCCGGGATCGCCCTCGCTATCGCGACAGTACCCGCAGCAGCGCAGACCACCAATCTCGAGGCGTCGTTCGACAGCATGCTGGGAACCGAGGTTCGCGCTCCGCGCAGCTTCGAGGCCGTCTACGATACCGATTTCGCGCGTCGCATCGCTCAGCTGGCGAATGCGTCCGACGGGCGTATCGGGGTTGCCGCGGTCGACCTTTCCACGGGCGAGCAGATTTCCGTTCTGGGGGAGCAACGCTTCCCGATGGCGAGCACCAGCAAGATCGCCATTGCTTGCACTTTCCTGGAAGGTGTAGAGCAGGGCAAATGGACGCTCAACAGCGAATTTCCGATGCTCTATCCCGTCAGCTCGGGCAAATATTCCAGTGCCCGCGCCCCCGTGCGCGAGGGGAAGGCCATGCCCGCGATCGACCTGATCGAACAGATGATCACCCGGTCGAACAATTACGCGACCGATGGGCTGTTGCGCGCGGTTGGAGGGCCCGAAGCGGTCAACGCCTGGGTCCGCCGCAACGGGATCCGCGAGTTCAACCTGACGCGCGATATCGCCACGCTGGTGCGCGACGACGGTGAATTCGATCCCGCCTACCAGATCGATGCCCGGGACAGCGCCACCCCGCTTGCCATGATCGATTTGTTGACAGGCTTGCAGCAAGGACGCTTCCTGTCAGACAAGAGCCGCAAGGTGTTGCTCGGCGCGATGAGCCGCACGCGCACCGGTACGCGCCGCATTCCGAAGCTGATCCCGTCCTCGGCACAAGTGCTGCACAAGACCGGTTCGCTCAACAATACGTCGAGTGATGTCGGGATCATCCGCATGCCCGACGGGCGCGCCTTCGCCTTGGCGATTTACGTCACCGGCCAGGGCTCGCGTTCGGCGCGAGAGGCGAAGATCGCCTCCATCGCCCGGGCGCTTTACGATGGCTACGCAGCCCGTTCTCCCGCAACGCACTATACCGCAGCGACTTACGGCGGGCATTGA
- a CDS encoding sensor histidine kinase, producing the protein MTGRSTRWLVLALVALALFASVWLIFQTVSAERMERAQVERTTQTMNDLRDIERLALAAETAQRGYYITLDRRYLEPWTGAHDRARTALGRLERRIGPTATETERELLNQISLSLDDKFAELDETIGKMRDRELADARTRILTGDGIEAMQRLESAIGQFERIEAHALAVRAEKTAQVEARMLPLIGGLLALLLVALLLGMRLLARVAGAEAEAAQAQVLAEARDRADLLARELNHRVKNIFAIVLALVQMSGRDSPEAKPVLEKVGNRVRALLSAHEVTQGRPGHRRASLRDLLEVTLKPYRDEADQPKLDGPDVRLSQQQVTPLGLVLHECATNAVKYGCWASEGELSVSWWIDGETVRIEWLEECGTPVEPSERKGFGGTLMEGSARQLGGTIERTFTGTGMSIAIAFPNAAEHEQAGTATT; encoded by the coding sequence ATGACCGGGCGGTCGACCCGCTGGCTGGTGCTGGCGCTGGTGGCGCTCGCTCTGTTCGCGTCCGTCTGGCTCATCTTCCAGACCGTTTCTGCCGAAAGGATGGAGCGCGCCCAGGTCGAACGCACGACGCAGACGATGAACGACCTGCGCGATATCGAGCGATTGGCCCTTGCCGCGGAAACGGCGCAGCGCGGCTACTACATCACGCTCGACCGCCGCTATCTCGAACCGTGGACGGGCGCACATGATCGCGCTCGCACCGCCCTCGGCAGGCTGGAGCGCCGCATCGGCCCCACGGCCACTGAAACCGAACGCGAACTGCTGAATCAGATCAGCCTGTCGCTGGACGATAAGTTCGCCGAACTGGACGAAACCATCGGCAAGATGCGCGATCGGGAATTGGCCGACGCGCGCACGCGCATCCTGACCGGCGACGGTATCGAGGCGATGCAACGCCTCGAAAGTGCCATCGGCCAGTTCGAGCGGATCGAAGCGCATGCTTTGGCAGTGCGGGCGGAGAAGACCGCGCAGGTGGAGGCGCGCATGCTTCCGCTGATCGGCGGTCTGCTGGCCTTGCTACTGGTCGCATTGCTGCTGGGCATGCGGTTGCTGGCGCGCGTCGCCGGAGCAGAGGCCGAAGCGGCGCAGGCCCAGGTGCTGGCCGAAGCACGCGATCGTGCCGATCTGCTCGCGCGCGAACTCAATCACCGGGTGAAGAACATTTTCGCCATCGTCCTCGCGCTGGTGCAGATGAGCGGTCGCGACTCGCCGGAGGCGAAGCCGGTGCTGGAAAAGGTCGGCAATCGCGTTCGCGCCCTGCTTTCCGCGCACGAAGTGACCCAGGGCCGGCCGGGGCATCGCCGGGCGTCCTTGCGCGACCTGCTCGAAGTGACTCTGAAACCCTATCGCGACGAGGCGGACCAACCCAAGCTGGATGGGCCCGACGTCAGGCTGTCGCAGCAACAGGTAACCCCGCTCGGCCTGGTACTGCACGAGTGCGCGACCAACGCCGTCAAGTATGGCTGCTGGGCCAGCGAGGGAGAACTCTCGGTTAGCTGGTGGATAGATGGCGAGACCGTACGGATCGAATGGCTCGAGGAATGCGGCACGCCGGTCGAGCCGTCGGAGCGCAAGGGCTTCGGCGGAACGCTGATGGAAGGCTCCGCGCGCCAGCTGGGCGGCACTATCGAGCGCACTTTCACTGGCACCGGCATGTCAATTGCAATCGCGTTCCCCAACGCGGCCGAACACGAACAGGCTGGCACCGCCACGACTTGA
- a CDS encoding PEPxxWA-CTERM sorting domain-containing protein, with protein sequence MKASTIAKPAALFALAGMAGQAHAATTIDVDYDASPDGTPITIGGASSAQYTFFSPSGGFTKAFLAANGTARIGLPGEPTDRGGVYVQDDKTYSLLFDIGASRYSGTATVDSTGYKVTQISYEALSAGGVPEPATWALMILGLGAAGAAMRRRNQAAPRPAIA encoded by the coding sequence ATGAAAGCTTCGACGATCGCCAAGCCGGCCGCTCTCTTCGCATTAGCGGGCATGGCGGGCCAAGCCCACGCCGCGACCACGATCGACGTGGACTACGACGCGAGCCCTGACGGCACTCCGATCACGATCGGCGGCGCTTCAAGTGCACAATACACGTTTTTTAGTCCATCCGGGGGTTTTACAAAAGCATTTCTGGCGGCGAACGGCACGGCTAGAATAGGCTTACCCGGGGAGCCTACTGACCGCGGGGGTGTTTATGTGCAGGACGATAAGACCTACTCGCTTCTCTTCGATATCGGCGCTTCCCGTTATTCTGGCACTGCCACGGTGGACTCCACTGGCTACAAGGTCACCCAAATCAGCTACGAGGCACTAAGCGCGGGCGGTGTGCCGGAACCCGCGACCTGGGCGCTAATGATCCTGGGCCTGGGTGCCGCCGGCGCGGCGATGCGTCGCCGCAATCAGGCCGCGCCGCGCCCCGCGATCGCGTAA
- the groL gene encoding chaperonin GroEL (60 kDa chaperone family; promotes refolding of misfolded polypeptides especially under stressful conditions; forms two stacked rings of heptamers to form a barrel-shaped 14mer; ends can be capped by GroES; misfolded proteins enter the barrel where they are refolded when GroES binds), which yields MAAKDVKFSRDARERILKGVDTLANAVKVTLGPKGRNVVIDKSFGAPRITKDGVSVAKEIELKDKFENMGAQMLREVASKANDKAGDGTTTATVLAQSIVKEGMKSVSAGMNPMDLKRGIDIAVGKVVEDLKGRSKDVSGSSEIAQVGVISANGDKEVGEKIAEAMDKVGKEGVITVDESKGLEFELETVEGMQFDRGYLSPYFITNPEKMQVELDNPYILIHEKKLSNLQSMLPVLEAAVQSGRPLLIIAEDIEGEALATLVVNKLRGGLKVAAVKAPGFGDRRKAMLQDIAILTKGEMISEDLGIKLENVTLGMLGEAKRVTIDKDNTTIVDGSGSAEDIQARVGEIRTQIDNTSSDYDREKLQERLAKLAGGVAVIKVGGATEVEVKERKDRVDDALHATRAAVEEGIVPGGGTALLYATKALSGLEGENDDQTRGIDIVRRALQAPLRQIAENAGHDGAVVAGKLLDGEDQSMGFNAQTDTYEDLVKAGVVDPTKVVRTALQDAASVAGLLITTEAAVSEIPEEKSGGGGMPDMGGMGGMGGMGGF from the coding sequence ATGGCAGCCAAGGACGTGAAATTTTCGCGCGACGCGCGCGAACGCATCCTGAAGGGCGTGGATACGCTCGCCAATGCGGTAAAGGTGACACTGGGGCCGAAGGGCCGCAACGTCGTGATCGACAAGAGCTTCGGTGCCCCGCGCATCACCAAGGACGGCGTTTCCGTCGCCAAGGAAATCGAGCTCAAGGACAAGTTCGAGAACATGGGCGCGCAGATGCTGCGCGAAGTCGCCAGCAAGGCGAACGACAAGGCCGGTGACGGCACCACGACCGCGACCGTGCTGGCGCAGTCGATCGTCAAGGAAGGCATGAAGTCGGTTTCCGCCGGCATGAACCCGATGGACCTGAAGCGCGGCATCGACATCGCGGTGGGCAAGGTCGTCGAGGACCTCAAGGGCCGTTCCAAGGACGTCTCCGGCTCTTCCGAGATCGCCCAGGTCGGCGTGATCTCGGCGAACGGAGACAAGGAAGTCGGCGAGAAGATCGCGGAAGCGATGGACAAGGTCGGCAAGGAAGGCGTGATCACCGTCGACGAATCGAAGGGCCTCGAATTCGAGCTCGAGACCGTCGAAGGCATGCAGTTCGATCGCGGCTATCTCTCCCCCTACTTCATCACCAACCCGGAAAAGATGCAGGTGGAGCTCGATAACCCCTACATCCTGATCCACGAGAAGAAGCTGTCGAACCTGCAGTCGATGCTGCCGGTGCTCGAAGCGGCGGTGCAGAGCGGGCGTCCGCTTCTCATCATCGCCGAGGACATCGAAGGCGAGGCGCTGGCCACGCTGGTGGTCAACAAGCTGCGCGGCGGCCTGAAGGTCGCGGCGGTCAAGGCCCCCGGCTTCGGCGATCGCCGCAAGGCGATGCTGCAGGACATCGCGATCCTGACCAAGGGCGAGATGATCAGCGAAGATCTCGGCATCAAGCTCGAGAACGTCACGCTGGGCATGCTGGGCGAAGCCAAGCGCGTCACCATCGACAAGGACAACACCACCATCGTCGACGGTTCGGGCTCGGCCGAGGACATCCAGGCCCGGGTCGGTGAAATCCGCACCCAGATCGACAACACTTCGAGCGACTACGATCGCGAGAAGCTGCAGGAACGGCTTGCGAAGCTGGCCGGCGGCGTTGCCGTGATCAAGGTCGGCGGTGCCACCGAAGTCGAGGTGAAGGAGCGCAAGGATCGCGTCGACGACGCTCTGCATGCGACCCGCGCCGCGGTGGAAGAAGGCATCGTCCCGGGCGGCGGCACCGCCCTGCTCTATGCCACGAAGGCGCTGAGCGGTCTCGAAGGCGAGAACGACGATCAGACCCGCGGCATCGACATCGTGCGTCGCGCGCTGCAGGCACCGCTTCGCCAGATTGCCGAGAACGCCGGTCACGACGGCGCGGTCGTCGCGGGCAAGCTGCTCGATGGCGAAGACCAGTCGATGGGCTTCAACGCACAGACCGACACTTACGAGGATTTGGTCAAGGCCGGCGTCGTCGACCCGACCAAGGTCGTACGCACCGCGCTGCAGGACGCAGCCTCGGTCGCCGGCCTGCTCATCACCACCGAAGCGGCGGTGAGCGAGATCCCGGAAGAGAAGTCCGGCGGCGGCGGCATGCCCGATATGGGCGGCATGGGCGGAATGGGTGGAATGGGCGGCTTCTAA
- a CDS encoding PEPxxWA-CTERM sorting domain-containing protein: protein MKLAYAVAPTSLFALVGMAGPASAATTVDVDYAPTVDGTPITIGGAAAPQYTFKLDVPTPDEFGGAGPTKTRIYANGNAKIGSPGEPANYSSVETNLGFGYGGDGIPFPIYTNGEFSLRFDIGDTRYSGTATVDGAGNHISQISYEALGAGGVPEPATWALMILGMGAAGAAMRRRNQVAPRPAIA from the coding sequence ATGAAGCTTGCTTACGCGGTCGCACCCACGTCACTCTTTGCCCTCGTCGGTATGGCGGGGCCGGCTAGCGCTGCCACGACGGTGGATGTGGATTACGCGCCGACCGTGGATGGCACGCCCATTACGATCGGCGGTGCCGCTGCCCCGCAATACACCTTCAAGCTCGATGTGCCGACGCCGGATGAGTTCGGCGGTGCCGGACCGACCAAGACGCGTATCTACGCCAATGGCAACGCTAAGATCGGTTCTCCCGGGGAACCCGCGAACTATAGTTCGGTCGAGACCAATCTGGGCTTTGGTTACGGGGGCGACGGCATTCCCTTCCCGATCTACACCAATGGCGAATTCTCGTTGCGGTTCGATATCGGTGATACCCGCTATTCGGGCACAGCGACCGTCGATGGCGCGGGGAACCACATCTCGCAGATCAGCTACGAGGCCTTGGGTGCAGGCGGCGTGCCGGAACCGGCGACCTGGGCGCTGATGATCCTGGGCATGGGTGCCGCCGGCGCGGCGATGCGCCGCCGCAATCAGGTCGCCCCGCGCCCCGCGATCGCGTAA
- a CDS encoding MATE family efflux transporter: METPSWRGELAATLRLGWPLAAANLLQMLTYAVDVIFIGRLGEAPLAASAIVVALFGLVLWALSGLTGAVAPLIAEALGARAPALRIVRRATRMALWLAVITGALGMAACLALPALMRATGQESAIISLANEYNRVLIWSMIPMLIVNVLRTFVSALGRPLFATVITAGGIGVNALANYAFIFGNWGAPALGLAGAAVATITTGVVTALAYIVAIRLDPRLHVYHIFGNVWRPDWQRLRQIVVIGTPIGLTITAEAGIFGAAAFLMGRIGATELAAHTIALQIAALAFQVPFGIGQAATIRVGYHYGARDPVGIRRAGWSGIALGAGFMVATALAMLLAPVPLLAIYIDPFAAANAGLVVFALRFLKVAAAFQLVDGIQAVAAGALRGLQDTRVPMTIAAFAYWVPGFGTALFLGFYTPLRGTGVWIGLATGLGVAAALLLWRWARRRDLGLTVTDAPADPA; encoded by the coding sequence GTGGAAACGCCTTCATGGCGCGGCGAGCTCGCGGCGACGCTGCGGCTCGGCTGGCCGCTGGCGGCGGCGAACCTGCTGCAGATGCTGACTTATGCGGTCGACGTGATCTTCATCGGTCGGCTGGGAGAGGCGCCGCTGGCCGCGTCGGCGATCGTGGTGGCGCTGTTCGGCCTGGTGCTGTGGGCGCTGTCCGGCCTGACCGGCGCCGTCGCGCCGCTGATCGCGGAGGCGCTGGGCGCGCGCGCTCCGGCGCTGCGCATAGTGCGCCGGGCGACCCGCATGGCGCTGTGGCTGGCTGTCATCACCGGCGCGCTGGGCATGGCCGCGTGTCTCGCTCTCCCCGCACTGATGCGTGCAACGGGACAGGAGTCCGCGATCATCTCGCTGGCGAACGAGTACAACCGCGTGCTGATCTGGTCGATGATCCCGATGCTGATCGTCAACGTGCTCAGGACATTCGTCTCCGCCCTGGGCCGACCGCTATTCGCGACCGTCATCACCGCGGGCGGGATCGGGGTGAACGCGCTGGCGAATTACGCCTTCATATTCGGAAACTGGGGTGCCCCGGCACTGGGGCTGGCGGGAGCGGCGGTGGCGACGATCACGACGGGTGTCGTGACCGCGCTCGCCTATATCGTTGCCATCCGTTTGGATCCGCGGCTGCATGTCTATCACATCTTCGGCAATGTCTGGCGGCCCGACTGGCAGCGGTTGCGCCAGATCGTGGTCATCGGGACGCCCATCGGGTTGACGATCACGGCGGAGGCGGGGATCTTCGGCGCCGCCGCGTTCCTGATGGGGCGGATCGGCGCGACCGAGCTCGCCGCGCATACCATCGCCCTGCAGATCGCAGCTCTTGCCTTCCAGGTGCCGTTCGGGATCGGCCAGGCGGCGACCATTCGCGTCGGCTATCATTACGGGGCGCGCGATCCGGTCGGGATCCGGCGCGCCGGGTGGAGCGGGATCGCGCTGGGCGCGGGCTTCATGGTGGCGACCGCGCTGGCGATGCTGCTGGCACCCGTGCCGCTGCTGGCGATCTATATCGACCCCTTCGCAGCGGCGAATGCGGGCCTTGTGGTATTTGCGCTGCGATTCCTGAAAGTCGCGGCCGCGTTCCAACTCGTCGACGGCATCCAGGCGGTCGCCGCCGGGGCGCTGCGCGGTCTGCAGGACACGCGCGTACCGATGACGATTGCCGCCTTCGCCTATTGGGTTCCGGGGTTTGGCACGGCGCTGTTCCTCGGCTTCTACACGCCATTGCGGGGTACGGGCGTGTGGATCGGATTGGCGACCGGCCTGGGCGTCGCGGCCGCATTGTTGCTATGGCGCTGGGCGCGACGCCGGGACCTTGGACTGACCGTGACGGACGCGCCCGCCGACCCGGCGTAG